One part of the Pseudoliparis swirei isolate HS2019 ecotype Mariana Trench chromosome 6, NWPU_hadal_v1, whole genome shotgun sequence genome encodes these proteins:
- the LOC130195550 gene encoding 5-hydroxyisourate hydrolase-like, translated as MAAPDPGPLTTHVLNTCDGVPASQVSVSFHRLEDKMMIWSLLSVGTTNKDGRCSGLIGREAFGPGTYKLRFETGSYWEARGHAPFYPYVEVVFSISEPLQKFHLPLLMSRFSYSTYRGS; from the exons ATGGCAGCCCCAGACCCCGGTCCTCTCACCACTCATGTCCTGAACACCTGTGACGGCGTCCCGGCGTCTCAGGTGTCTGTGAGTTTCCACCGGCTGGAGGACAAGATGATGATCTGGAGCCTGCTGAGCGTCGG GACTACAAACAAAGATGGCCGCTGCTCAGGACTCATTGGCCGGGAGGCGTTCGGCCCCGGGACGTACAAGCTACGCTTTGAGACCGGATCATACTGGGAGGCACGGGGACACGCCCCCTTCTACCCCTATGtcgag GTGGTGTTCTCCATCTCTGAGCCTCTCCAGAAGTTCCATCTTCCTCTGCTGATGAGCCGCTTCTCCTACAGCACCTACAGAGGGAGCTGA